Proteins from a single region of Ischnura elegans chromosome 2, ioIscEleg1.1, whole genome shotgun sequence:
- the LOC124153912 gene encoding ketohexokinase-like, with protein MSPVKPTVLCVGLVCLDIIQECSSFPVEDSDQRCLGIRWQRGGNASNNCTVLSQIDSKCEFLGSLSSHHELSFIKRDFESNGICIDHCPTRKACDEKSFLDSFPVSTVLINSKNGSRTIIHSKGDIPEITVENFKDVNFSDYSWIHFEGRNIDAITTMMDLIRDWRDENGSGKSDFPTISVELEKPKPGLLSLAKHADVIFIGKDFALYHGWNAMETAIEGMSSHVSDGAVIVCTWGEQGCSATYLVSLNGNGVKDGVIAKEVFHCQAYPPREVVDTLAAGDTFVSGFIRAVSAELPLPKALEFASKLAGAKVGMRGFSGIRNAYLDILKDFPQNSL; from the exons atgtccCCTGTAAAACCGACTGTGCTATGTGTGGGATTGGTCTGTCTTGACATAATTCAAGAATGCTCCTCTTTTCCCGTAGAAGACTCGGATCAGAG ATGCTTGGGCATCCGATGGCAAAGAGGTGGTAATGCATCAAATAACTGCACAGTTTTATCGCAGATTGATTCTAAATGTGAATTTCTTGGATCCTTGTCTTCACACCACGAGTTAAG TTTCATTAAGAGAGATTTTGAAAGCAATGGAATTTGTATTGACCACTGTCCTACAAGGAAGGCATGTGATGAAAAATCTTTTCTGGATTCATTCCCAGTCTCCACTGTATTAATTAACTCCAAGAATGGGTCAAGAACTATCATTCACTCTAAAGGGGATATTCCAGAAATTAcagtggaaaatttcaaagatGTGAACTTTTCAGACTACTCCTGGATCCATTTTGAG GGGCGAAACATTGACGCAATAACTACAATGATGGATCTCATAAGAGATTGGAGGGATGAAAATGGTTCTGGAAAGTCCGACTTCCCCACTATATCAGTTGAATTAGAAAAACCTAAGCCTGGGTTGCTGTCTTTGGCCAAGCATGCTGACGTTATATTTATTGGCAAAGATTTTGCTCTTTATCATGGGTGGAATGCAATGGAAACAGCAATAGAGGGAATGTCGAGTCATGTCTCTGATGG GGCAGTCATTGTTTGTACATGGGGAGAGCAGGGTTGCTCCGCTACATATCTTGTATCGCTTAATGGTAATGGAGTCAAAGATGGAGTGATTGCCAAGGAGGTATTCCATTGTCAAGCATATCCTCCTCGTGAGGTTGTGGACACATTGGCAGCTGGAGACACATTTGTGTCTGGGTTTATCCGAGCTGTCTCGGCCGAACTACCACTACCCAAAGCCTTGGAGTTTGCCTCTAAGCTAGCCGGGGCTAAAGTAGGAATGAGAGGGTTTTCTGGAATTAGGAATGCATATTTGGATATCCtgaaagattttccacaaaacagCCTTTAA